In Solanum lycopersicum chromosome 5, SLM_r2.1, the following are encoded in one genomic region:
- the LOC101245650 gene encoding uncharacterized protein isoform X4 has product MDFQHQHPYNRPPPPPPPLPPPSMADPHYQLPHSQRPPVPAPGSWYSNQFQYHPTPQQSPPPPPPPPPQLQQWGPPPPPPPPFPGPPQGAYPHHHLQQQAQYPPPLPPRPHIPQSSPHGNQDWGSMNWGQQQNWGNSAPSNEDWAAKARAWAADKAANDHQHQNSQFTHDSRPEQQSHYYEQYTQSADQHLQDMQQPPVLPSSNHHSITPVAPPQKPSFGHSQEPSFFSPGQSPYVLPYTARDGNFTGDSVASFPQQGNSSISPLVHQQEVPSSYSSIAGKEEAGNRHEAFYGSSPLPANSSHHHHAQLMPAPNKAAVMEERHYVMGPDLSDQPLDFAPRFSHEHDRHSQPYYVRADSGGSVGGADPVSTMPSNYVWPSSAAPGSAYPPLPPMPPVGSQVDPSVVGASPAPEHTASLFGRAQSSSFHPTVPSVGAHFGVGAGAALHPAAAFPADAYGISDRPKKAAVPNWLREEIIKKKAVITTSTAELPKEDSQSIEDEGVNKSYRKGDQADSKSIDSSRSTEDDDDDEVEVEAARTAAMNQEIKRVLTEVLLKVTDELFSEIATRVLSEEDLSVDVEQKTGASSQKVLTSVQAVTTPKASAKVLIPLKPKDTHSVNASEKSTSTSPVDLLGLANYASDDEDDNEIQSSDKQKTKEHGNGKSREESEDHDRSPANLEKNPQKMSPNVGTDDRSTRYSAHEDAGGSFKTESRVPEDKMPGGKDAVKTEKTSQTPDCKKTKIDHSRSEDKRDKPDKSGKREVRKGSGTNDNGMLTSSKDRKTEIDEGNHGNHEERLARKEKVGDLDGSKDIVKEKSRKSGEKAKESDSRKRPSPSNVKEERKEKGRDSRVGVAIDNGRKRERTKDEKREKSRRKDERGSSRRKRHRSSSNDSRGRESKDKSTRANDPSDESSDDSRRKAQPNRHRSPSPLRSRKRHVSRSPHSKHTQRRRSPYPASESIRGRRSRSRSRSRSPNRRRR; this is encoded by the exons ATGGACTTCCAACATCAGCATCCGTACAATcgaccaccaccaccaccaccaccgtTACCACCACCGTCCATGGCGGATCCTCACTATCAGCTCCCGCATTCTCAACGACCACCGGTTCCGGCACCGGGTTCATGGTACTCGAACCAATTCCAATACCACCCAACCCCTCAGCAATCTccccctcctcctcctcctcctcctcctcagCTGCAACAGTGGGGtcctccccctccccctcctCCTCCGTTTCCTGGACCTCCTCAGGGAGCTTATCCACACCATCATTTACAACAACAGGCCCAGTATCCACCTCCTCTTCCCCCGCGGCCTCATATTCCCCAATCTTCTCCTCATGGAAATCAG GACTGGGGCAGTATGAACTGGGGTCAACAGCAAAATTGGGGAAACTCAG CACCTAGCAATGAAGATTGGGCTGCAAAGGCCCGAGCATGGGCTGCTGACAAGGCTGCTAATGACCATCAGCACCAGAACTCGCAATTTACGCATGATAGCAGGCCAGAACAACAGAGTCATTACTATGAACAATATACTCAATCTGCTGATCAACATCTCCAAGACATGCAACAACCACCAGTTCTGCCGTCAAGTAATCATCACTCCATAACTCCTGTGGCACCTCCTCAGAAGCCATCGTTTGGCCATTCGCAGGAACCCTCATTCTTCAGCCCTGGGCAATCTCCTTATGTCCTACCTTATACTGCAAGAGATGGAAATTTCACCGGAGATTCAGTTGCTTCATTCCCTCAGCAAGGAAACTCATCCATAAGTCCATTAGTCCATCAGCAGGAGGTACCTTCTAGTTATTCTTCTATTGCag GTAAAGAAGAGGCTGGGAATCGACATGAGGCGTTCTATGGTTCTTCACCTTTGCCTGCCAACTCTTCACATCATCATCATGCCCAACTAATGCCAGCACCCAATAAAGCTGCAGTGATGGAAGAGCGTCATTACGTGATGGGTCCTGATCTTAGTGATCAGCCTTTGGATTTTGCACCTCGTTTTAGTCATGAGCATGACCGGCATTCCCAACCCTATTATGTTCGTGCTGATTCAGGAGGTTCTGTGGGGGGTGCTGATCCTGTTTCAACAATGCCTTCCAATTATGTGTGGCCTTCTTCTGCTGCTCCTGGTTCTGCATATCCTCCTCTTCCTCCAATGCCTCCAGTTGGGTCTCAG GTTGATCCTTCTGTTGTTGGAGCTTCTCCAGCCCCTGAACATACTGCATCACTCTTTGGAAGGGCACAGAGTTCAAGCTTCCATCCCACTGTCCCGTCAGTTGGTGCACATTTTGGTGTTGGTGCGGGGGCCGCTCTGCATCCTGCAGCAGCTTTCCCTGCTGATGCATATGGGATTTCTGATCGCCCTAAGAAG GCTGCTGTTCCAAACTGGCTTAGAGAGgaaataataaagaagaaagcTGTCATTACAACTTCAACTGCAGAGCTTCCAAAGGAGGATTCTCAATCTATTGAAGATGAAGGTGTCAATAAATCTTATCGGAAAGGTGACCAGGCTGATAGCAAAAGCATTGATTCTTCAAGGTCAAccgaggatgatgatgatgatgag GTTGAGGTGGAAGCAGCACGAACTGCAGCAATGAATCAAGAAATAAAGCGTGTCCTAACTGAAGTTCTTTTAAAG GTTACTGATGAGCTATTTAGTGAGATTGCGACAAGGGTTCTTAGCGAAGAGGATCTCTCTGTTGATG TTGAGCAAAAAACGGGTGCTTCAAGTCAGAAGGTGTTAACATCTGTTCAAGCTGTTACAACTCCCAAGGCCTCTGCCAAGGTTCTGATACCACTCAAACCTAAAGATACTCATTCTGTTAATGCCAGTGAAAAGTCTACTTCCACTTCTCCTGTGGATCTATTAGGTTTGGCTAACTATGCGTCAGATGATGAGGATGACAATGAAATCCAGAGTTCTGATAAACAAAAGACCAAAGAGCATGGAAATGGAAAATCACGTGAAGAATCCGAGGATCATGATAGATCTCCTGCCAACCTGGAGAAAAATCCTCAAAAAATGAGTCCCAATGTCGGCACTGATGACAGGTCAACTAGATATTCTGCACATGAAGATGCTGGGGGCTCCTTTAAGACTGAATCTAGAGTTCCAGAGGATAAGATGCCAGGTGGGAAGGATGCTGTGAAAACTGAAAAGACATCCCAGACTCCTGACTGCAAAAAGACTAAGATAGATCATTCCAGAAGCGAAGACAAAAGAGATAAGCCAGATAAGAGCGGTAAACGTGAAGTTAGAAAAGGTTCTGGCACAAATGATAATGGTATGCTTACAAGCTCAAAGGACAGAAAAACTGAGATAGATGAAGGAAACCATGGGAATCATGAGGAAAGACTAGCTAGAAAGGAAAAAGTGGGTGATCTAGATGGTTCAAAAGATATTGTGAAGGAGAAAAGCCGTAAGTCCGGGGAAAAAGCCAAGGAATCTGACTCAAGGAAAAGGCCTTCGCCTTCTAATGTcaaggaagaaaggaaggaaaaaGGAAGGGACAGCAGAGTTGGTGTTGCCATAGATAATGgtagaaaaagagagagaacgaaggatgaaaagagagaaaaatctaGACGTAAAGATGAAAGGGGCTCCAGCAGACGTAAAAGGCATCGTTCATCTTCTAATGATAGCAGGGGTAGAGAGAGCAAGGACAAGTCAACCCGTGCCAATGATCCCAGTGATGAATCTTCAGATGATTCTAGAag GAAGGCGCAACCAAATAGACACAGATCTCCATCACCACTAAGGTCAAGGAAAAG acaCGTTTCGCGGTCTCCTCATAGCAAGCACACTCAGCGCAGGCGTTCTCCTTACCCTGCTAGTGAAAGCATCAG GGGAAGGAGGTCAAGGTCGAGATCAAGATCAAGGTCTCCTAATCGTAGGAGAAGATGA
- the LOC101245650 gene encoding uncharacterized protein isoform X13, with the protein MDFQHQHPYNRPPPPPPPLPPPSMADPHYQLPHSQRPPVPAPGSWYSNQFQYHPTPQQSPPPPPPPPPQLQQWGPPPPPPPPFPGPPQGAYPHHHLQQQAQYPPPLPPRPHIPQSSPHGNQDWGSMNWGQQQNWGNSVAPSNEDWAAKARAWAADKAANDHQHQNSQFTHDSRPEQQSHYYEQYTQSADQHLQDMQQPPVLPSSNHHSITPVAPPQKPSFGHSQEPSFFSPGQSPYVLPYTARDGNFTGDSVASFPQQGNSSISPLVHQQEVPSSYSSIAGKEEAGNRHEAFYGSSPLPANSSHHHHAQLMPAPNKAAVMEERHYVMGPDLSDQPLDFAPRFSHEHDRHSQPYYVRADSGGSVGGADPVSTMPSNYVWPSSAAPGSAYPPLPPMPPVDPSVVGASPAPEHTASLFGRAQSSSFHPTVPSVGAHFGVGAGAALHPAAAFPADAYGISDRPKKAAVPNWLREEIIKKKAVITTSTAELPKEDSQSIEDEGVNKSYRKGDQADSKSIDSSRSTEDDDDDEVEVEAARTAAMNQEIKRVLTEVLLKVTDELFSEIATRVLSEEDLSVDVEQKTGASSQKVLTSVQAVTTPKASAKVLIPLKPKDTHSVNASEKSTSTSPVDLLGLANYASDDEDDNEIQSSDKQKTKEHGNGKSREESEDHDRSPANLEKNPQKMSPNVGTDDRSTRYSAHEDAGGSFKTESRVPEDKMPGGKDAVKTEKTSQTPDCKKTKIDHSRSEDKRDKPDKSGKREVRKGSGTNDNGMLTSSKDRKTEIDEGNHGNHEERLARKEKVGDLDGSKDIVKEKSRKSGEKAKESDSRKRPSPSNVKEERKEKGRDSRVGVAIDNGRKRERTKDEKREKSRRKDERGSSRRKRHRSSSNDSRGRESKDKSTRANDPSDESSDDSRRKAQPNRHRSPSPLRSRKRGRRSRSRSRSRSPNRRRR; encoded by the exons ATGGACTTCCAACATCAGCATCCGTACAATcgaccaccaccaccaccaccaccgtTACCACCACCGTCCATGGCGGATCCTCACTATCAGCTCCCGCATTCTCAACGACCACCGGTTCCGGCACCGGGTTCATGGTACTCGAACCAATTCCAATACCACCCAACCCCTCAGCAATCTccccctcctcctcctcctcctcctcctcagCTGCAACAGTGGGGtcctccccctccccctcctCCTCCGTTTCCTGGACCTCCTCAGGGAGCTTATCCACACCATCATTTACAACAACAGGCCCAGTATCCACCTCCTCTTCCCCCGCGGCCTCATATTCCCCAATCTTCTCCTCATGGAAATCAG GACTGGGGCAGTATGAACTGGGGTCAACAGCAAAATTGGGGAAACTCAG TAGCACCTAGCAATGAAGATTGGGCTGCAAAGGCCCGAGCATGGGCTGCTGACAAGGCTGCTAATGACCATCAGCACCAGAACTCGCAATTTACGCATGATAGCAGGCCAGAACAACAGAGTCATTACTATGAACAATATACTCAATCTGCTGATCAACATCTCCAAGACATGCAACAACCACCAGTTCTGCCGTCAAGTAATCATCACTCCATAACTCCTGTGGCACCTCCTCAGAAGCCATCGTTTGGCCATTCGCAGGAACCCTCATTCTTCAGCCCTGGGCAATCTCCTTATGTCCTACCTTATACTGCAAGAGATGGAAATTTCACCGGAGATTCAGTTGCTTCATTCCCTCAGCAAGGAAACTCATCCATAAGTCCATTAGTCCATCAGCAGGAGGTACCTTCTAGTTATTCTTCTATTGCag GTAAAGAAGAGGCTGGGAATCGACATGAGGCGTTCTATGGTTCTTCACCTTTGCCTGCCAACTCTTCACATCATCATCATGCCCAACTAATGCCAGCACCCAATAAAGCTGCAGTGATGGAAGAGCGTCATTACGTGATGGGTCCTGATCTTAGTGATCAGCCTTTGGATTTTGCACCTCGTTTTAGTCATGAGCATGACCGGCATTCCCAACCCTATTATGTTCGTGCTGATTCAGGAGGTTCTGTGGGGGGTGCTGATCCTGTTTCAACAATGCCTTCCAATTATGTGTGGCCTTCTTCTGCTGCTCCTGGTTCTGCATATCCTCCTCTTCCTCCAATGCCTCCA GTTGATCCTTCTGTTGTTGGAGCTTCTCCAGCCCCTGAACATACTGCATCACTCTTTGGAAGGGCACAGAGTTCAAGCTTCCATCCCACTGTCCCGTCAGTTGGTGCACATTTTGGTGTTGGTGCGGGGGCCGCTCTGCATCCTGCAGCAGCTTTCCCTGCTGATGCATATGGGATTTCTGATCGCCCTAAGAAG GCTGCTGTTCCAAACTGGCTTAGAGAGgaaataataaagaagaaagcTGTCATTACAACTTCAACTGCAGAGCTTCCAAAGGAGGATTCTCAATCTATTGAAGATGAAGGTGTCAATAAATCTTATCGGAAAGGTGACCAGGCTGATAGCAAAAGCATTGATTCTTCAAGGTCAAccgaggatgatgatgatgatgag GTTGAGGTGGAAGCAGCACGAACTGCAGCAATGAATCAAGAAATAAAGCGTGTCCTAACTGAAGTTCTTTTAAAG GTTACTGATGAGCTATTTAGTGAGATTGCGACAAGGGTTCTTAGCGAAGAGGATCTCTCTGTTGATG TTGAGCAAAAAACGGGTGCTTCAAGTCAGAAGGTGTTAACATCTGTTCAAGCTGTTACAACTCCCAAGGCCTCTGCCAAGGTTCTGATACCACTCAAACCTAAAGATACTCATTCTGTTAATGCCAGTGAAAAGTCTACTTCCACTTCTCCTGTGGATCTATTAGGTTTGGCTAACTATGCGTCAGATGATGAGGATGACAATGAAATCCAGAGTTCTGATAAACAAAAGACCAAAGAGCATGGAAATGGAAAATCACGTGAAGAATCCGAGGATCATGATAGATCTCCTGCCAACCTGGAGAAAAATCCTCAAAAAATGAGTCCCAATGTCGGCACTGATGACAGGTCAACTAGATATTCTGCACATGAAGATGCTGGGGGCTCCTTTAAGACTGAATCTAGAGTTCCAGAGGATAAGATGCCAGGTGGGAAGGATGCTGTGAAAACTGAAAAGACATCCCAGACTCCTGACTGCAAAAAGACTAAGATAGATCATTCCAGAAGCGAAGACAAAAGAGATAAGCCAGATAAGAGCGGTAAACGTGAAGTTAGAAAAGGTTCTGGCACAAATGATAATGGTATGCTTACAAGCTCAAAGGACAGAAAAACTGAGATAGATGAAGGAAACCATGGGAATCATGAGGAAAGACTAGCTAGAAAGGAAAAAGTGGGTGATCTAGATGGTTCAAAAGATATTGTGAAGGAGAAAAGCCGTAAGTCCGGGGAAAAAGCCAAGGAATCTGACTCAAGGAAAAGGCCTTCGCCTTCTAATGTcaaggaagaaaggaaggaaaaaGGAAGGGACAGCAGAGTTGGTGTTGCCATAGATAATGgtagaaaaagagagagaacgaaggatgaaaagagagaaaaatctaGACGTAAAGATGAAAGGGGCTCCAGCAGACGTAAAAGGCATCGTTCATCTTCTAATGATAGCAGGGGTAGAGAGAGCAAGGACAAGTCAACCCGTGCCAATGATCCCAGTGATGAATCTTCAGATGATTCTAGAag GAAGGCGCAACCAAATAGACACAGATCTCCATCACCACTAAGGTCAAGGAAAAG GGGAAGGAGGTCAAGGTCGAGATCAAGATCAAGGTCTCCTAATCGTAGGAGAAGATGA
- the LOC101245650 gene encoding uncharacterized protein isoform X11 — MDFQHQHPYNRPPPPPPPLPPPSMADPHYQLPHSQRPPVPAPGSWYSNQFQYHPTPQQSPPPPPPPPPQLQQWGPPPPPPPPFPGPPQGAYPHHHLQQQAQYPPPLPPRPHIPQSSPHGNQDWGSMNWGQQQNWGNSVAPSNEDWAAKARAWAADKAANDHQHQNSQFTHDSRPEQQSHYYEQYTQSADQHLQDMQQPPVLPSSNHHSITPVAPPQKPSFGHSQEPSFFSPGQSPYVLPYTARDGNFTGDSVASFPQQGNSSISPLVHQQEVPSSYSSIAGKEEAGNRHEAFYGSSPLPANSSHHHHAQLMPAPNKAAVMEERHYVMGPDLSDQPLDFAPRFSHEHDRHSQPYYVRADSGGSVGGADPVSTMPSNYVWPSSAAPGSAYPPLPPMPPVGSQVDPSVVGASPAPEHTASLFGRAQSSSFHPTVPSVGAHFGVGAGAALHPAAAFPADAYGISDRPKKAAVPNWLREEIIKKKAVITTSTAELPKEDSQSIEDEGVNKSYRKGDQADSKSIDSSRSTEDDDDDEVEVEAARTAAMNQEIKRVLTEVLLKVTDELFSEIATRVLSEEDLSVDVEQKTGASSQKVLTSVQAVTTPKASAKVLIPLKPKDTHSVNASEKSTSTSPVDLLGLANYASDDEDDNEIQSSDKQKTKEHGNGKSREESEDHDRSPANLEKNPQKMSPNVGTDDRSTRYSAHEDAGGSFKTESRVPEDKMPGGKDAVKTEKTSQTPDCKKTKIDHSRSEDKRDKPDKSGKREVRKGSGTNDNGMLTSSKDRKTEIDEGNHGNHEERLARKEKVGDLDGSKDIVKEKSRKSGEKAKESDSRKRPSPSNVKEERKEKGRDSRVGVAIDNGRKRERTKDEKREKSRRKDERGSSRRKRHRSSSNDSRGRESKDKSTRANDPSDESSDDSRRKAQPNRHRSPSPLRSRKRYTTTKDVAPLQKCYNL; from the exons ATGGACTTCCAACATCAGCATCCGTACAATcgaccaccaccaccaccaccaccgtTACCACCACCGTCCATGGCGGATCCTCACTATCAGCTCCCGCATTCTCAACGACCACCGGTTCCGGCACCGGGTTCATGGTACTCGAACCAATTCCAATACCACCCAACCCCTCAGCAATCTccccctcctcctcctcctcctcctcctcagCTGCAACAGTGGGGtcctccccctccccctcctCCTCCGTTTCCTGGACCTCCTCAGGGAGCTTATCCACACCATCATTTACAACAACAGGCCCAGTATCCACCTCCTCTTCCCCCGCGGCCTCATATTCCCCAATCTTCTCCTCATGGAAATCAG GACTGGGGCAGTATGAACTGGGGTCAACAGCAAAATTGGGGAAACTCAG TAGCACCTAGCAATGAAGATTGGGCTGCAAAGGCCCGAGCATGGGCTGCTGACAAGGCTGCTAATGACCATCAGCACCAGAACTCGCAATTTACGCATGATAGCAGGCCAGAACAACAGAGTCATTACTATGAACAATATACTCAATCTGCTGATCAACATCTCCAAGACATGCAACAACCACCAGTTCTGCCGTCAAGTAATCATCACTCCATAACTCCTGTGGCACCTCCTCAGAAGCCATCGTTTGGCCATTCGCAGGAACCCTCATTCTTCAGCCCTGGGCAATCTCCTTATGTCCTACCTTATACTGCAAGAGATGGAAATTTCACCGGAGATTCAGTTGCTTCATTCCCTCAGCAAGGAAACTCATCCATAAGTCCATTAGTCCATCAGCAGGAGGTACCTTCTAGTTATTCTTCTATTGCag GTAAAGAAGAGGCTGGGAATCGACATGAGGCGTTCTATGGTTCTTCACCTTTGCCTGCCAACTCTTCACATCATCATCATGCCCAACTAATGCCAGCACCCAATAAAGCTGCAGTGATGGAAGAGCGTCATTACGTGATGGGTCCTGATCTTAGTGATCAGCCTTTGGATTTTGCACCTCGTTTTAGTCATGAGCATGACCGGCATTCCCAACCCTATTATGTTCGTGCTGATTCAGGAGGTTCTGTGGGGGGTGCTGATCCTGTTTCAACAATGCCTTCCAATTATGTGTGGCCTTCTTCTGCTGCTCCTGGTTCTGCATATCCTCCTCTTCCTCCAATGCCTCCAGTTGGGTCTCAG GTTGATCCTTCTGTTGTTGGAGCTTCTCCAGCCCCTGAACATACTGCATCACTCTTTGGAAGGGCACAGAGTTCAAGCTTCCATCCCACTGTCCCGTCAGTTGGTGCACATTTTGGTGTTGGTGCGGGGGCCGCTCTGCATCCTGCAGCAGCTTTCCCTGCTGATGCATATGGGATTTCTGATCGCCCTAAGAAG GCTGCTGTTCCAAACTGGCTTAGAGAGgaaataataaagaagaaagcTGTCATTACAACTTCAACTGCAGAGCTTCCAAAGGAGGATTCTCAATCTATTGAAGATGAAGGTGTCAATAAATCTTATCGGAAAGGTGACCAGGCTGATAGCAAAAGCATTGATTCTTCAAGGTCAAccgaggatgatgatgatgatgag GTTGAGGTGGAAGCAGCACGAACTGCAGCAATGAATCAAGAAATAAAGCGTGTCCTAACTGAAGTTCTTTTAAAG GTTACTGATGAGCTATTTAGTGAGATTGCGACAAGGGTTCTTAGCGAAGAGGATCTCTCTGTTGATG TTGAGCAAAAAACGGGTGCTTCAAGTCAGAAGGTGTTAACATCTGTTCAAGCTGTTACAACTCCCAAGGCCTCTGCCAAGGTTCTGATACCACTCAAACCTAAAGATACTCATTCTGTTAATGCCAGTGAAAAGTCTACTTCCACTTCTCCTGTGGATCTATTAGGTTTGGCTAACTATGCGTCAGATGATGAGGATGACAATGAAATCCAGAGTTCTGATAAACAAAAGACCAAAGAGCATGGAAATGGAAAATCACGTGAAGAATCCGAGGATCATGATAGATCTCCTGCCAACCTGGAGAAAAATCCTCAAAAAATGAGTCCCAATGTCGGCACTGATGACAGGTCAACTAGATATTCTGCACATGAAGATGCTGGGGGCTCCTTTAAGACTGAATCTAGAGTTCCAGAGGATAAGATGCCAGGTGGGAAGGATGCTGTGAAAACTGAAAAGACATCCCAGACTCCTGACTGCAAAAAGACTAAGATAGATCATTCCAGAAGCGAAGACAAAAGAGATAAGCCAGATAAGAGCGGTAAACGTGAAGTTAGAAAAGGTTCTGGCACAAATGATAATGGTATGCTTACAAGCTCAAAGGACAGAAAAACTGAGATAGATGAAGGAAACCATGGGAATCATGAGGAAAGACTAGCTAGAAAGGAAAAAGTGGGTGATCTAGATGGTTCAAAAGATATTGTGAAGGAGAAAAGCCGTAAGTCCGGGGAAAAAGCCAAGGAATCTGACTCAAGGAAAAGGCCTTCGCCTTCTAATGTcaaggaagaaaggaaggaaaaaGGAAGGGACAGCAGAGTTGGTGTTGCCATAGATAATGgtagaaaaagagagagaacgaaggatgaaaagagagaaaaatctaGACGTAAAGATGAAAGGGGCTCCAGCAGACGTAAAAGGCATCGTTCATCTTCTAATGATAGCAGGGGTAGAGAGAGCAAGGACAAGTCAACCCGTGCCAATGATCCCAGTGATGAATCTTCAGATGATTCTAGAag GAAGGCGCAACCAAATAGACACAGATCTCCATCACCACTAAGGTCAAGGAAAAG GTATACTACAACAAAAGATGTAGCTCCCCTTCAAAAGTGCTACAACTTATAG